A single Anopheles funestus chromosome 2RL, idAnoFuneDA-416_04, whole genome shotgun sequence DNA region contains:
- the LOC125763177 gene encoding ionotropic receptor 21a-like isoform X1, whose product MYCGRPCAIICPLRATNVWYVWDLVWIDDHVFIFLSSKQTEGAGNAFDSVTGKRSIWLDGTELQLLVSFCELRNCNILVIPEDEDEWGDVYPNGTGNGLMGSVAERRTDIAFGAFYLWFKPYNFSTYTATISRSGVTVLVPKPKMLPFWRTPFLSFSWPLWIAVLVTLLAGIVATWIAGTVRYRLLLLSVATDHAEDDLLTEQITLSDAVLMMVGFFVAQSSSIRNDLWSCVFLFTSLLLAGFMVSNLYSGGLASIMTVPQYEKSIDSVKEFASTGMKWFGPTPYCLEEIWNATEPHLQQILKTYIDAGPEEMNLHAHIGDSGFIIEQAQHGNFAPSNFLDRESSTTLQPLKDYVYTQNCAALITNTNPLRSNLNEYILRIQQSGILYHLGIRTAIRYLPTDVMQNIDRSRVHQQNEGAVTLEIGHFLGAFFILGYGLLCAGLVFVGELWGTMIVRRLNESLRWKVTYITPY is encoded by the exons ATGTATTGCGGACGTCCATGTGCAATTATCTGCCCTTTACGGGCTACGAACGTTTGGTATGTATGGGACCTTGTATGGATTGATGATCATgtgttcattttcctttcatccAAACAGACGGAAGGTGCCGGCAATGCGTTCGATTCTGTAACAGGCAAACGTTCGATATGGTTAGATGGGACAGAACTACAGCTGCTAGTCTCCTTTTGCGAACTTCGTAATTGTAACATTCTAGTGATCCCTG AGGATGAAGATGAGTGGGGTGACGTGTACCCGAATGGTACAGGCAACGGGTTGATGGGGAGTGTAGCCGAACGTCGAACCGATATTGCGTTCGGCGCATTTTACCTCTGGTTCAAGCCCTATAATTTCTCGACCTATACGGCCACCATCAGCCGATCGGGTGTAACCGTGCTTGTGCCCAAACCGAAGATGCTTCCATTCTGGCGTACTCCCTTTCTTTCGTTCTCGTGGCCACTCTGGATAGCCGTGTTGGTCACACTACTTGCCGGTATTGTGGCAACATGGATCGCTGGCACCGTGCGGTACCGTTTATTGCTACTTTCCGTTGCTACCGATCATGCGGAGGATGATCTTCTTACAGAACAAATTACGCTGAGCGATGCTGTGCTCATGATGGTAGGATTCTTTGTGGCCCAATCGTCATCCATACGTAACGACCTTTGGTCGTGCGTTTTTCTCTTTACCTCTCTACTGCTGGCCGGATTTATGGTGAGCAATCTATACAGTGGAGGTTTGGCCAGCATCATGACGGTTCCACAGTACGAAAAATCAATCGATTCTGTGAAGGAGTTTGCATCTACCGGGATGAAATGGTTCGGCCCAACACCCTACTGTTTGGAGGAGATTTGGAATGCCACCGAA CCACACTTGCAGCAAATTCTAAAAACCTACATTGACGCCGGACCGGAAGAAATGAATTTGCATGCGCACATAGGTGACAGTGGCTTCATTATCGAACAAGCGCAGCACGGTAACTTTGCACCAAGCAACTTTCTTGATCGGGAATCTTCGACGACTTTGCAACCATTGAAGGACTACGTCTATACACAAAACTGTGCGGCCTTGATAACCAATACCAATCCATTGAGGTCGAACCTTAACGAGTACATATTGCGCATACAGCAATCTGGAATACTGTACCATCTCGGTATACGGACCGCCATTCGGTACCTTCCCACGGACGTGATGCAAAACATCGATCGTTCTAGGGTTCATCAACAAAATGAAGGTGCGGTAACGTTGGAAATTGGCCACTTTTTGGGAGCATTCTTCATACTGGGCTATGGGCTATTGTGTGCTGGACTTGTGTTTGTAGGTGAACTATGGGGCACAATGATCGTACGCCGATTGAATGAGAGCCTTAGGTGGAAGGTAACATACATAACTCCCTACTGA
- the LOC125763165 gene encoding 5'-3' exoribonuclease 1, with the protein MGVPKFFRYMSERYPCLSELLRENQVPEFDNLYLDMNGIIHNCSHPNDADIHFRIDEAGIFDAIFHYVEFLFKLIRPQQVFFIAVDGVAPRAKMNQQRGRRFRSALEAHELLERAKANGDPIPQDSPFDSNCITPGTPFMVRLQNALEHFIQVKIATDRLWKACTVILSGHETPGEGEHKIMEYIRHAKAQPGFNPNLRHCLYGLDADLIMLGLCTHERYFSLLREEVKFGKTDKKETVLKDIRFYLLHLTLLSEYLELEFASVRDRLRFPFDINKLIDDWVLMGYLVGNDFIPHVPHLHINENALPILYSAYKDVLPQMDGYINEGGILNLPRLQLLMRRLADIDRHIFLDRYTELKYLESKCGKNNLEAFDVNADEIIASSEMDKDLVALIMSSEMLDSDGEDNEAPVTLDDIENDPELFEKEFQSYKRNYYMTKMGYADFTEEVRAEQTECYIRALQWTLHYYYRGVVSWSWYYPHHYAPFISDVDNFADLKLEFDIARPFLPFQQLLSVLPAASRQHLPSAYHDLMINPNSSVYDFYPTDFRTDLNGKQQAWEAVVLIPFIDEKRLLKAMAPCDTFLTDEEKQRNVHGPMLKYQYDANQKTPLEAKYGFTRIDELPVRRSEIWRDNLHVPHNKLVLGPSKGAVLHGYAKGFPTFKHLPHHGELKSLHVKIFNFASKNDSMMVVLDSPVDQTSDTAELAKNLLGKIVHVSWPHLMEAIVVRVSDRSKTYERNSEPLQTDERSYKLSCTSITEHNNNRLAIDVGTINQLVHVRIAIGTEYVLENYGFALRKLWNNITTAYPAQAIVYDLQDVMKQEKTYLEMHEMFPQESVTFLRASEFYGSMGYVVDVSGTTKRVQAKLLVYEEPDLGQVFYVHRQSLQAYRNVNDTSAMLGISVGLLLQLTGSLLVAPGGHRALNVGDKTINIGLRLRMMSKDEETVGYCRKVNKMWLFSEKTVKLIEMYLERVPDLSEKFKRMGKTNIYFETDLFGEGNEGKLKELSDWLNLQDHISAERRSCGIMSLEQNAMQKLTEIIDKYRDMHQPKVQTMFIDAKNLYRPGMKNAKVIDPSATFELLDRVIVVQDKEDVPVGARGTIIGIHRVSDPNPVRREAIGQEDINLEILFDKPFAKGACISNVPSTEKRVMRLAQGAILNISYGKASAGYRYKILCDSSAEQETKGLDCVKSNATADSIQRRVNERIGKRTNVWNGNNTFVGTSMERPAHKETDQQRKIEFERLWRKLKESPNGSGTLFDDNDVESFVQSNRNRLGNQNRTSTEKSSVDWRVKSETVAKNDWNSVEQWTGDKRSDHQNNESIPSRLAAKKVSWRTKNDVVPNSGSNSGDQWSGDNMAGYLKQMLRIEDTGIQDKQMSQPPGMTVPAPASLPKPPIQWQMMSSEKSSSEGSSTVHGMPSVNIPQQHMLPTVGNAQVQSGFKSMMGPPTHISNHQQQQLPYAPMHIQPAFPSPGMNMNQPFGGFQQPTMVPPFVQRIRPPIYVDNGAMMMMQHPHTQQQPQPQKAQERQQYPWGPKGPQHLSYNQNNPAGKGAFVPLQAMKKTAKGKSRNSDNCAANNSFVGSKDSTQQATVPTTAQTSMPAATGGSNTFNEKNARRRQEVEQKQADVNQGFASFLAQKSDPKNGNTAAVKNVTSRPKTRIAARFGVTPDG; encoded by the exons ATGGGTGTACCAAAGTTTTTTCGCTATATGAGCGAAAGATATCCTTGTTTATCCGAGCTGCTGCGTGAAAACCAA GTGCCAGAATTTGATAATCTTTATCTCGATATGAACGGGATCATACACAACTGCTCGCACCCGAACGATGCAGATATACATTTCCGGATCGATGAGGCGGGAATATTCGACGCGATATTCCATTATGTTGAGTTTTTGTTCAAGCTCATAAGACCACAACAAGTTTTCTTCATCGCCGTGGATGGGGTGGCGCCGCGCGCCAAAATGAACCAACAGCGAGGTCGCCGTTTCCGCTCAGCGCTTGAAGCTCATGAACTGTTGGAAAGAGCAAAGGCGAACGGAGATCCTATTCCTCAAGATAGTCCCTTCGACAGCAATTGTATAACACCGGGGACACCGTTTATGGTGCGGCTACAGAATGCGTTAGAGCATTTCATTCAAGTGAAGATTGCTACTGATCGCCTGTGGAAAGCATGCACTGTCATTCTCAGTGGGCATGAG acTCCTGGCGAAGGCGAACATAAGATTATGGAGTATATTAGACACGCGAAAGCTCAGCCCGGGTTTAACCCAAACTTACGGCATTGTTTGTATGGATTGGACGCCGACTTAATCATGTTGGGATTGTGTACACACGAACGCTACTTTTCGCTCTTGCGAGAGGAagtaaaatttggaaaaaccgaCAAAAAAGAGACGGTCCTTAAGGATATTCGATTCTACCTTTTACATTTGACGCTGTTGAGCGAGTACCTTGAACTGGAATTTGCTAGCGTTCGTGACCGGCTACGGTTTCCTTTCGACATAAACAAATTGATTGACGATTGGGTGCTGATGGGGTATTTGGtaggaaatgatttcattccTCATGTGCCACATCTGCATATCAACGAAAATGCGCTCCCCATTCTGTATAGTGCATATAAGGATGTTTTACCCCAGATGGATGGATACATTAATGAGGGTGGTATATTGAATTTGCCCAGGCTGCAACTATTAATGAGACGTCTGGCGGACATCGATCGGCATATATTTCTCGATCGGTATACGGAACTGAAGTATTTGGAGTCAaagtgtggtaaaaataat CTGGAAGCATTTGATGTGAATGCGGATGAGATCATTGCCTCAAGCGAAATGGATAAAGACTTGGTGGCACTCATCATGTCTTCGGAAATGTTAGACTCCGATGGAGAAGATAACGAGGCACCAGTAACGCTGGACGACATCGAAAACGATCCCGAATTGTTCGAGAAGGAGTTCCAAAGCTATAAAAGAAACTACTACATGACTAAGATGGGATACGCAGATTTTACTGA GGAGGTTCGAGCGGAACAAACCGAATGCTATATTCGAGCCCTCCAGTGGACGCTACACTACTACTATCGCGGAGTAGTATCATGGTCATGGTATTACCCGCATCATTATGCGCCTTTTATCAGTGATGTGGATAATTTCGCCGATCTCAAACTAGAGTTCGACATAGCGCGACCGTTCTTGCCTTTTCAGCAGCTACTTAGCGTGCTTCCCGCGGCTAGCCGACAACATTTGCCGTCTGCCTATCATGATCTCATGATCAACCCTAACAGCTCCGTATATGACTTCTATCCAACGGATTTCAGAACCGATTTGAATGGAAAGCAACAAGCATGGGAAGCGGTCGTGCTGATCCCATTTATTGATGAAAAACGCTTGCTGAAAGCCATGGCTCCGTGCGATACGTTCCTAACGGATGAGGAAAAGCAACGGAACGTGCATGGACCGATGCTTAAATATCAGTACGACGCAAATCAAAAGACCCCACTTGAGGCAAAGTATGGTTTTACGCGTATCGACGAGCTACCAGTCAGGCGAAGCGAAATATGGCGGGATAATTTACACGTTCCTCACAACAAGTTGGTTCTTGGGCCTTCGAAAGGTGCCGTGTTGCACGGTTACGCGAAAGGATTTCCCACGTTCAAACATTTACCACATCAT GGTGAACTGAAGAGTTTACATgtaaaaatttttaattttgccaGTAAGAACGACAGCATGATGGTTGTGCTTGATTCACCGGTTGACCAGACATCAGACACGGCAGAACTTGCTAAGAATTTACTAGGTAAAATCGTACACGTAAGCTGGCCCCACTTAATGGAAGCCATTGTGGTGCGGGTGTCGGATCGATCGAAGACGTACGAACGGAACAGCGAACCGCTGCAGACAGATGAAAGATCGTACAAACTATCCTGCACATCAATTACCGAACA caacaacaaccgtTTGGCGATAGATGTCGGCACGATCAATCAGCTGGTGCATGTTAGAATTGCTATTGGTACAGAATATGTTTTGGAGAATTACGGCTTTGCGTTGCGAAAATTGTGGAACAACATAACCACGGCGTATCCGGCACAA GCCATTGTTTATGATCTGCAAGATGTGATGAAGCAGGAAAAAACATATCTGGAAATGCATGAAATGTTTCCACAGGAAAGTGTGACATTCCTACGTGCTTCTGAATTCTACGGCAGCATGGGTTACGTAGTGGATGTTTCAGGAACAACGAAACGTGTGCAGGCAAAGCTTCTTGTTTACGAAGAGCCGGATCTGGGCCAGGTGTTTTATGTGCACCGTCAGTCGTTGCAGGCGTACCGGAATGTCAATGACACATCTGCCATGCTCGGCATTTCGGTAGGACTGCTGTTACAGCTGACCGGATCATTGCTTGTGGCGCCCGGCGGGCACCGTGCGCTAAACGTAGGCGACAAAACGATCAATATCGGATTGCGGCTTCGAATGATGTCGAAGGATGAAGAAACGGTCGGTTACTGTCGTAAGGTGAACAAAATGTGGCTATTTTCGGAGAAAACCGTCAAGTTGATCGAAATGTACCTCGAGCGGGTTCCCGATTTGTCCGAAAAGTTCAAACGCATGGGCAAAACCAACATTTACTTCGAGACCGATCTCTTTGGCGAAGGGAACGAAGGTAAGCTGAAGGAACTGAGCGATTGGTTGAACTTGCAAGATCACATAAGCGCCGAACGACGGAGCTGCGGTATCATGTCGCTGGAACAGAATGCAATGCAAAAGCTAACTGAAATCATCGATAAGTATAGGGACATGCACCAACCGAAAGTGCAGACAATGTTTATCGATGCAAAGAATTTGTATCGGCCCGGCATGAAGAATGCGAAAGTGATTGACCCGTCGGCTACATTTGAGCTGTTGGATCGCGTGATCGTGGTGCAAGACAAAGAGGATGTGCCGGTCGGTGCACGGGGTACGATCATCGGCATACACCGTGTGTCCGATCCTAATCCGGTTCGCCGAGAAGCTATTGGGCAAGAAGATATTAATTTGGAGATTTTATTTGACAAACCATTCGCTAAGGGTGCGTGTATTAGCAATGTTCCAAGCACTGAGAAGCGGGTAATGCGCCTTGCACAGGGTGCCATACTGAACATTTCTTATGGTAAAGCCTCGGCAGGGTATCGTTACAAAATACTATGTGATAGTAGTGCGGAGCAAGAAACTAAAGGCTTAGACTGTGTCAAATCTAACGCAACGGCAGATTCAATACAACGGCGCGTGAATGAACGTATAGGCAAGCGCACTAACGTATGGAACGGTAACAATACATTTGTTGGAACATCGATGGAACGGCCCGCGCATAAAGAAACGGATCAGCAACGAAAGATCGAGTTCGAACGTTTGTGGAGGAAATTAAAGGAATCACCAAATGGATCGGGAACTCTttttgatgataatgatgttgAAAGCTTTGTGCAATCAAATCGCAACCGTTTGGGTAATCAAAATCGAACGTCAACTGAAAAAAGTTCTGTAGATTGGAGAGTGAAGAGTGAAACCGTGGCGAAGAATGATTGGAATAGTGTTGAGCAATGGACTGGAGATAAGCGCTCGGATCATCAGAATAATGAATCTATCCCGAGTAGATTGGCAGCTAAAAAAGTTTCTTGGAGAACGAAAAATGATGTGGTTCCGAACAGTGGTTCTAATAGTGGGGATCAGTGGAGTGGAGATAACATGGCCGGTTATTTGAAACAAATGCTACGAATTGAGGACACAGGAATCCAGGATAAGCAGATGAGTCAACCGCCCGGTATGACAGTACCCGCCCCAGCAAGTCTGCCCAAACCACCAATTCAATGGCAGATGATGTCATCTGAGAAAAGTTCCTCCGAAGGCTCCTCAACCGTCCACGGCATGCCATCCGTAAACATACCACAACAGCATATGTTACCAACAGTCGGAAATGCACAAGTGCAGTCGGGGTTTAAAAGCATGATGGGTCCTCCAACCCACATAAGCaatcatcagcaacaacagttGCCATATGCGCCAATGCATATCCAACCGGCATTCCCATCGCCCGGGATGAACATGAACCAACCGTTTGGTGGGTTTCAACAACCGACGATGGTGCCTCCATTCGTCCAGCGAATCCGGCCTCCCATATACGTTGACAATGgtgcaatgatgatgatgcaacaTCCACACACCCAGCAGCAACCACAGCCACAAAAAGCTCAAGAGCGGCAGCAATATCCTTGGGGCCCGAAAGGACCACAGCATTTGAGTTACAACCAAAATAATCCTGCCGGAAAAGGTGCTTTTGTGCCCTTGCAGGCAATGAAAAAGACTGCTAAAGGCAAATCTAGGAATAGTGATAATTGTGCAGCAAATAATAGTTTCGTAGGAAGCAAAGATAGCACGCAACAAGCTACAGTGCCTACAACAGCACAAACATCGATGCCTGCTGCCACAGGTGGTAGCAATACTTTCAATGAGAAAAATGCTCGCCGAAGACAAGAGGTTGAACAGAAACAAGCAGATGTCAACCAAGGATTCGCCAGTTTTTTGGCACAAAAATCAGACCCAAAGAATGGAAACACTGCTGCCGTAAAG AACGTCACATCTAGACCGAAGACTCGCATAGCTGCACGATTTGGCGTAACTCCAGATGGATAA
- the LOC125763180 gene encoding glycosylated lysosomal membrane protein B-like: MIAQHRHKCVSFLGFAISLLFLSVALCDEQSKLQRKLTATLNPGCRDFCENNTAITLVHIAAASDTDTIHYVWDFTGKPTILVALTSKQAEFHIDWPRLMDSKPESVYFTEVPQYTFMAIINRMFQYDDAEDRAMLDDDTNVFVYDPHNFTWNRSLLWSNEKDAMMAINAGDDFLFKLNAYSTKDHGMDFPHLLHTSNSTQIDIVFNNITNRYASPRFAIELLFVVSEQAVVESEFEVTKRKTLDDEHTPGIFEIVDVLSPGAFTFSAGGYLEFRPVSYTHPERDVATSTETRQSQPVTIRSPSAALQTTLAYALYGTKLDSYLVQGMNVSFGVSEDGFYRKTNYTTMTFQVGYGMPPVEELSAFVLIVAGIGIGVPLIVLVASTMYVCIRKLRNRDRFQQQRL; this comes from the exons ATGATAGCGCAACATAGACATAAATGTGTTTCCTTCTTGGGCTTTGCTATTTCATTGCTGTTTCTGAGCGTTGCCCTTTGCGATGAGCAGAGCAAATTACAACGAAAA CTGACTGCAACATTGAATCCGGGATGCAGAGATTTCTGCGAAAATAATACAGCTATCACACTGGTGCATATTGCGGCCGCATCCGACACGGACACGATTCATTATGTGTGGGATTTTACAGGGAAACCAACCATTCTGGTGGCCCTAACGAGCAAACAGGCCGAATTTCACATCGATTGGCCGAGATTGATGGATAGCAAACCGGAATCGGTTTACTTTACCGAAGTTCCACAATACACTTTTATGGCGATTATCAACCGG ATGTTCCAGTACGACGACGCTGAAGATCGTGCAATGTTGGATGATGATACAAATGTATTCGTTTACGATCCGCATAATTTCACGTGGAACCGCAGCCTGCTGTGGTCGAACGAAAAGGATGCTATGATGGCAATCAATGCGGgtgatgattttcttttcaag TTAAATGCCTACTCAACGAAAGACCACGGCATGGACTTTCCACATTTGCTGCACACGTCAAATTCCACCCAGATAGACATAGTGTTCAACAACATAACGAACCGTTACGCGAGTCCTCGTTTCGCTATCGAGCTGCTATTTGTCGTATCGGAGCAAGCTGTCGTCGAATCGGAATTCGAAGTTACGAAGCGTAAAACGCTGGACGATGAGCATACGCCGGGCATTTTCGAAATCGTCGACGTACTGTCACCGGGCGCCTTCACCTTCTCGGCCGGTGGGTACCTTGAGTTTCGACCCGTTTCATACACTCACCCCGAACGGGACGTGGCCACATCGACTGAAACGCGTCAAAGTCAACCGGTTACTATACGGTCTCCATCGGCAGCACTGCAAACCACTCTGGCATACGCGCTGTACGGTACGAAGTTGGATAGCTACCTAGTGCAGGGCATGAATGTTTCGTTCGGTGTCAGCGAGGATGGATTTTACCGCAAGACGAACTACACCACCATGACCTTTCAGGTCGGTTACGGTATGCCACCGGTTGAGGAGTTGTCCGCATTCGTGCTAATTGTAGCCGGTATCGGTATCGGCGTACCGTTAATCGTGTTGGTCGCGAGCACCATGTACGTTTGTATCAGGAAGCTGCGCAATCGCGACCGATTCCAGCAACAGCGGCTGTAA
- the LOC125763177 gene encoding ionotropic receptor 21a-like isoform X2 has product MNYTFFPDKTSDLMGYVLRTSMCNYLPFTGYERLTEGAGNAFDSVTGKRSIWLDGTELQLLVSFCELRNCNILVIPEDEDEWGDVYPNGTGNGLMGSVAERRTDIAFGAFYLWFKPYNFSTYTATISRSGVTVLVPKPKMLPFWRTPFLSFSWPLWIAVLVTLLAGIVATWIAGTVRYRLLLLSVATDHAEDDLLTEQITLSDAVLMMVGFFVAQSSSIRNDLWSCVFLFTSLLLAGFMVSNLYSGGLASIMTVPQYEKSIDSVKEFASTGMKWFGPTPYCLEEIWNATEPHLQQILKTYIDAGPEEMNLHAHIGDSGFIIEQAQHGNFAPSNFLDRESSTTLQPLKDYVYTQNCAALITNTNPLRSNLNEYILRIQQSGILYHLGIRTAIRYLPTDVMQNIDRSRVHQQNEGAVTLEIGHFLGAFFILGYGLLCAGLVFVGELWGTMIVRRLNESLRWKVTYITPY; this is encoded by the exons ATGAATTACACCTTTTTCCCTGATAAAACTAGTGATCTGATGGGCTATGTATTGCGGACGTCCATGTGCAATTATCTGCCCTTTACGGGCTACGAACGTTTG ACGGAAGGTGCCGGCAATGCGTTCGATTCTGTAACAGGCAAACGTTCGATATGGTTAGATGGGACAGAACTACAGCTGCTAGTCTCCTTTTGCGAACTTCGTAATTGTAACATTCTAGTGATCCCTG AGGATGAAGATGAGTGGGGTGACGTGTACCCGAATGGTACAGGCAACGGGTTGATGGGGAGTGTAGCCGAACGTCGAACCGATATTGCGTTCGGCGCATTTTACCTCTGGTTCAAGCCCTATAATTTCTCGACCTATACGGCCACCATCAGCCGATCGGGTGTAACCGTGCTTGTGCCCAAACCGAAGATGCTTCCATTCTGGCGTACTCCCTTTCTTTCGTTCTCGTGGCCACTCTGGATAGCCGTGTTGGTCACACTACTTGCCGGTATTGTGGCAACATGGATCGCTGGCACCGTGCGGTACCGTTTATTGCTACTTTCCGTTGCTACCGATCATGCGGAGGATGATCTTCTTACAGAACAAATTACGCTGAGCGATGCTGTGCTCATGATGGTAGGATTCTTTGTGGCCCAATCGTCATCCATACGTAACGACCTTTGGTCGTGCGTTTTTCTCTTTACCTCTCTACTGCTGGCCGGATTTATGGTGAGCAATCTATACAGTGGAGGTTTGGCCAGCATCATGACGGTTCCACAGTACGAAAAATCAATCGATTCTGTGAAGGAGTTTGCATCTACCGGGATGAAATGGTTCGGCCCAACACCCTACTGTTTGGAGGAGATTTGGAATGCCACCGAA CCACACTTGCAGCAAATTCTAAAAACCTACATTGACGCCGGACCGGAAGAAATGAATTTGCATGCGCACATAGGTGACAGTGGCTTCATTATCGAACAAGCGCAGCACGGTAACTTTGCACCAAGCAACTTTCTTGATCGGGAATCTTCGACGACTTTGCAACCATTGAAGGACTACGTCTATACACAAAACTGTGCGGCCTTGATAACCAATACCAATCCATTGAGGTCGAACCTTAACGAGTACATATTGCGCATACAGCAATCTGGAATACTGTACCATCTCGGTATACGGACCGCCATTCGGTACCTTCCCACGGACGTGATGCAAAACATCGATCGTTCTAGGGTTCATCAACAAAATGAAGGTGCGGTAACGTTGGAAATTGGCCACTTTTTGGGAGCATTCTTCATACTGGGCTATGGGCTATTGTGTGCTGGACTTGTGTTTGTAGGTGAACTATGGGGCACAATGATCGTACGCCGATTGAATGAGAGCCTTAGGTGGAAGGTAACATACATAACTCCCTACTGA
- the LOC125763191 gene encoding general odorant-binding protein 72-like has translation MRLMTLYELVLLVIGVMLINRCAGKGTMDQMARTSAMMRSVCMGKHKADESLIDALGRGEFADTKELKCYANCVLEMMQAMKKGKVIADSAIKQIDLLIPTEIAEPTIKAFDGCRDSANGIKNSCEAAYALLKCLHANNPRYFFA, from the exons ATGAGACTAATGACTTTATACGAGCTAGTACTACTGGTGATTGGTGTCATGCTAATCAATCGCTGTGCAGGT aaAGGTACAATGGATCAAATGGCAAGAACCAGTGCCATGATGCGATCGGTTTGCATGGGAAAACACAAGGCGGACGAAAGCTTGATCGATGCGCTTGGACGTGGCGAATTTGCCGATACGAAGGAACTCAAATGTTACGCAAACTGTGTCCTGGAAATGATGCAGGCG atgaagaaaggaaaagttatCGCCGATAGCGCCATAAAACAGATTGATTTGCTTATTCCGACCGAGATCGCCGAACCGACAATAAAGGCATTCGATGGTTGCCGTGATTCAG cAAATGGAATCAAAAATTCGTGCGAAGCTGCATATGCACTGCTAAAGTGTCTACATGCGAACAATCCAAGATATTTCTTTGCGTAA
- the LOC125763190 gene encoding general odorant-binding protein 72, translated as MYVPSKMSFTSTVTALAVYSILWLSLQTLQVHTISQEQLEKTAKTFRQVCQPKHKISDAVADDVNRGVFADTKDFKCYVSCLLDIMQVARKGKVNYEKSLKQIDTMLPENMKPAFRAGLDACKSAALGVKDHCDAAAILLQCFYKNNPMFVFP; from the exons ATGTACGTTCCAAGCAAAATGTCCTTTACGAGTACAGTGACAGCGTTAGCGGTGTACAGCATTCTATGGCTTTCATTGCAAACGCTACAAGTGCAT ACCATCAGCCAAGAACAGTTGGAAAAGACGGCCAAGACCTTCCGGCAAGTTTGCCAACCGAAGCATAAAATATCGGACG CTGTGGCAGATGATGTTAATCGGGGGGTTTTTGCTGATACGAAAGACTTTAAATGCTACGTTAGCTGTCTGCTGGACATTATGCAGGTGGCACGCAAAGGGAAGGTGAACTATGAGAAATCGCTTAAACAAATAGACACCATGCTGCCGGAAAACATGAAACCGGCCTTTCGGGCCGGGCTCGATGCGTGTAAATCGGCAG CTCTAGGCGTTAAAGATCATTGTGATGCGGCAGCAATACTGTTGCAGtgcttttacaaaaataatccCATGTTCGTTTTCCCATAG